The Amycolatopsis sp. NBC_01480 genome segment GACGCAGGGCTAACGGTGCTCTGAGCCGGACGCGGGTGCCCTCGCCGGGGGCCGAGTCGATCGTGGCGTCGCCGCCGATTTCGGTGAGCCGGCCGACGATCGAGTGCTCGATGCCGAACCCGTGCCGTCGGTTCTCCGGACGGAAACCCGTGCCGTGGTCCCGAATTGTGACGCTGACACCGTCGCGTCTCGCTTCGACGGAGACGACCGCGCGTCGCGTACCCGAGTGCTTCAGGGTGTTGCGTAAGGCTTCGCGCGCCGCGCCGTGCAACGTGTCCACGGTGGCTTCGGGCAGATCGCCGAGCGCGGAGAGTTCCACGACCTCGGCGGCCAGGCCGTCCGCGGCGAGTTCCGCCGTCAGCGCTCGTAGTCGCTGTACGAGGCCTGCGGGTTCGGTGTCGTCGGTGCTGTCAAGACTGTCGAGACTGAGGCGGAGGCGAAGCGCGTGCTCACGCGCGGTCCGGCGTACGCGGTCGAGGCTGCCGACGGGGTCGACGACGTCCGCGGGCGCGGGCAGCGCGAGCGACTCCATCACCTGAAGCACGGTGTCGTGGACGGCGCGCCGGTGGCGTTCCCGCTCCGCCGCGCGACCGCGGCGCTCCCCGACGCCGAGCGCGAACCAGGCGGCACCACCGAGCAGGACGAGCACGGCCGCCGCCGCGATAGCCACCGACACGAGTCCCCCTCCCCAAACCAGCCTGAAATGACGTTCCTCGCGCATTCATTTCAGTTTATGGCGGAGTCAGCTTGCCCCGGCGGGCGTGGGGTGTCAACGGGGTCAGGCCGAGGCTGTGACCTCTTCGTGACGCCGGGCGCGCACGGCCGCCAGCGCGGCCGGGACGATCAGCGCGGCGATCAGGGCGACCACCACGAACGAGACGCGGAACGACGTCGCCTGCGCGATCCCGCCGATCAGCGGCGGGCCGGCGAGGAAGCCGGAGTAGGCCACCGTGGAGACGAACGCCAGCTCCCGCTCGCCCCCGCCGCCGTCGGCCCGTTTCCCCGCACTGCCGGCCAGGCTGAGCGCCAGCGGGAACGCCGCGGCGAGCCCAGCTCCGGCGAGCGCGAAGCCGACGTACGCGAACGCGGCGGGCGTGAAGACCGCAGCGCAGACAAGGCCGACGGCGGCGACGCCGGCGCCCGCCGCGAGAGAACGCGTTGCGCCGAAGCGTTCCTGACTCCACGCGCCGCCCAGCCGCGCGAGCGCCATGGCCAGCGAGAAGCCCGAGTACGCCAGCGCGGCCGCGCCCTGGCCGACGCCGTGGGCGGTGACCATCAGTAGGGCAGACCAGTCGGAGCTGGCGCCTTCCGCGATCGCCGAGCACAGCGCGATGGAGGCGAGCAGCCACAGCGCGGGACGTCGGATCGCGGCCTTCGCCGGCGCCGTCGCCTTGGTCTCACGCGGCGGCCGATCCCCCGGCACGGCCTTCAGCACCACCGCGAGCACGACCAGCGCCCCGATCGCAGCCACGCTCAGGTGCCGCGCGGGCGACCAGTCGTGCCCGGCGGCCAGCCCGGCCAGGAGCGAACCGGCGAGCGCGCCGAAGCTGAACCCCGCGTGCAGCGTCGGCATCACGGCCTTGCCGGTGCGGCGTTCCACCGCCACGCCGGCGATGTTCATGGCGACGTCCAGCGCGCCGACACCCGCGCCCAGCACGAAAAGCGCGCCGGCGAGCAGCACTACCGACGGGGAGAAGCCGACCAAGGCGAGGGCCGCGGCGGCGACCAGCGTGCTGCCCGCGACGGCCGCGCGCGCACCGTAACGTTCGGTCAGCCGGCCGGAAACCGGTGCGCCGCAAAGCATTCCGACGCTGGCGCCGAGCAGCGCGAGCCCGAAGATCCCGGGTTGCGCCTGCACGTGCGCGGCGATGGCGGGCGTGCGCGGCGCCCACGAACCGAGCGCGGCGCCGTTGAGGGCGAACACCGCGAACACCGCCGTCCGGTCGCGCATCTCGCCGCCCTCTCTGCCGGGAGCTGTTGGCCCAGAATGACTTAAGCGCTTCAGAAAGTCCAGGGCGCGCTATGCTCCGCCGATGACGAGCACCCGGCGACGGCGGCCGACGCTGGACGACGTCGCGGAGGCGGTCGGGGTGTCGCGCGCGACCGTGTCCAACGCCTACAACCGGCCCGACCAGCTGTCCACGCAGCTGCGCGAGCAGGTGCTGCGCGCGGCCAAGAACCTGGGCTACCCGGGGCCGAACCCGACCGCGCGCAGCCTCGCCACGAGCCGGACCGGCGCGATCGCGTTCCTGCTGGACTCCTCGTTGTCGGCGGCGTTCTCCGACCCGGCCCTTTCGGTGACCCTGGACGCGCTGGCGAAGGCCGTCGACCCGGCCGGCCACGCCCTGCTGCTCCTGCCCGGCACCGAAGCGCAGGGCGGCCCGCCGGCCGAGCGGGTGCTGGCGGCGCAGGCGGACATCGCCGTGGCGTATTCGCTGGCCGACGGAACGCCCGCGCTGGAGCCCGTGCACGACCGCGGCCTGCCGCTCGTGGTGATCGACCAGCCACTGCTGCCGGACACGGCGCGCGTCGGCTGCGACGACCGTGGCGGCGCCGCGCTGGCCGCCCGGCACTTGCTCGAGCTGGGACACCGCCGGTTCGGGGTCCTGTCGGCGCCGCGGCTTTCGTCCGCCGGGCCATCGGCCCTGGAGTCCGCGCGTTCCAGTTCGTTCCGCGGCACGCGCGAGCGGCTGGCGGGCTACCTGGAGACGCTGGCTTCGGCCGGCGTGACGGACGTAGCCGTGTCGGAAGCACCGTGGCTCTCGGCGGACAACGCGGCAGCCAGCGCCGCTTCGCTGCTACGCGGCTCGCCGCGGCCCACCGCGCTGCTGTGCATGTCGGACCAGCTGGCGCTGGCGGCCGTCGCCGCGGCCCGGCAGCTGGGCCTGCACGTGCCGGAGGACGTCTCCGTGGTGGGCTTCGACGACATCCCGCAGGCCGCCTGGGCGGACCCCCCGCTCACCACCGTCCGCCAGGACCTGGCCGGCAAGGGCAGGATCGCCGGCGAACTGGTCCTGCACCTGCTGGACGGCGGCGCCCCACCGCCACCCATCGAACTGCCCGTCTCGCTCATCCGGCGTGACAGCACCGCACCCGTTTAGCAATACCGCTCACCGATTTGTGGACAACCGCGCCCTTTCGAGCGACGGAAAACTACTTGTCCACAGACGTAGGAATGCGGGCAGACAAATCCCCCCTAACCCGGCATCGTGGAACCCACACATTCCACGGCGGCCCTCCTGGCCGCCCGAAGAGGGGGAGTTCCATTGATGTTCCGCCGAGTGCCTGAGCCTGCGTTCCCGGCCCTTCCTGCACTGCCCGCGTTGCCTTCACCGTCTCCGTTGCCTTCACTGGCGTCCCGCCGCCCGCACCAGCCTGCCCGACTGCCCCGCGTCCTCCTCCTGGCCGCGGCCGGTCTGCTGGCCGGATCGGGCATCGCCCAGGCCGCACCGTCCTCCACTTCTTCTACTGCAACAGGACCTGCCCCCGCCTTCGTCCCTGCCGCGGCTCCCGCCCTTGTCGGCGCACCCGCACCCGCTCTCACGCAGAACGGCGCTCCCGCCCCGGCACCGGCACCGGCACCGGCACCGGCACCGGCACCGGCACCGGCACCGAATGGTGGCGCCGCCCCTGGCGGCGCACCTCAAATGGACCCAGCCTGCACCGCCGGCGAATTCTGCCTCTGGTCCCAGGAGTCCTACACCGGCGACGCCCAGCATTTCGACCTCCGCACCAGCAACCCCAGCGACTGCATTCCCCTGCCCGAGGGATTCGAGTCTCATTCTTTCGTGAACCACATGACACGCGACGTCACCATCTACCAAGGCGAAGACTGTTCGACCGACGGAGATTTCCACACCTATCCGGGTGGCGGCACTTACGTTCCGAAGTCTCCGTTCGTCGTCCGCGCCATCAAGATCTGGGAATAGCCCACCCCTAGACCGGGCCCGCCGAGCCGGTTAGCTCCAGGCCGAGTCGACTCGCAGCCGATCGCCGGACCCAGGGGCCGCTCCCCCAGCGGCCCCGGCCCGTGGACGCACCCACCGCCCGGTGCGTCCACGGGCTCCTCCCAGCCCTCCCGGGGCACCGCCCCCTGTCGTTTTCCACCGGCGCCCCGGGAGCCCTCCTCCATCCGCCGCAGGTCGTGGAGCTGCCACTCCCTGAGCTGTGCGCCCGCCACTCCCGTCCCGCCTGCCACCACTGCCGCCCCATGCCCTACTGCTTCCGCGCCGCCCGCCCACCAGTCCCGTGCGGCACACCTCGCTTCGATCCCGGCCGCCCGCTGCTTCTGCCCCGCCCGCCCGCCACTGCCGTCCCGCACACCTCACTTCGATCCCGCACGTCCGGCGCCCTCGTTCCCTGCGCCCGCCCCCCGTGGCGCGTGCCCACCCGATTCCGTCCGGTGCGCCCGCCACCTCGCTCCGCGCACCTGCCAATCCCGTCCCGCCTGCCCACCACTCCCGTCCCCGGCCCACTGCCCCCGCGCCGTCTACCCACCTCTGCCGCCCGTGCACCCACCGCTTCCGTACCGCGCGCCACCACTCCGTACCGCGCCCACTCCCCGCGCTGCCTGTCCGCCACTCCCGTCCCGTACGTCCGCCACCTGCCCGCCGTCAACGCCGAAGCCTGCCCACCACCGCCTGCGCTCACCCCGCCCACCGTCGGCGATCACCGACCCACCCGTCCCCGTGCCCGACGTCGGGCGCCTCACCCCCGCGGACGACCCCGCGAGAAACCTGTGCAAATCCGTCACCGAAGACCTGAAACGATTCGACGGTGTCGAACGATCGAGAGGATGGTGACGACTAAGCTGCCGGTGCTGGAGATCGGCAACCGTCGTCGACCGGGCCCTCGTAGCTCAGCTGGATAGAGCAAGAGCCTTCTAATCTCTAGGTCGCAGGTTCGAGTCCTGCCGGGGGCACCACCAGGGAAAACGCTGTGCGCGGTCCGCGCACAGCGTTCCCGCAGCGAGAAGTCGTTCTCATGCAGCCGCCCGCAGAGGCCTACGCCCCCGGCAGCCCACAATGGACGGCCACCTCTCCCGTCCACACCACACCGCACCCCGGAAGACGGATCGTTGAAGCGGCCGAATGGTCCAACAATCCCGGCCCGAGTTCCACTTGAGACAACCTTGTTACCTCACGGGCGAAATGCCCACCAGTCGTCCAGACCACCCACCCGCGCGACGACTTGATCACACCGAGCCACAACCGCCACCCACCCAACGCCACCCGCGAACCGCCCCGCCCAGCCGCCGTTCCCCGCACAGCCGGTCGCCCACGCAGCCGCCGCTCCACGCGGAACCCGTCGCCCGTCCAACCACCGTTCCCCATGCAGCTACCGCTCCACGCGCAGCCGGTCGCTCAACGCCGCCCGCCCGGCAGCTGCTCACCCACCCTTCAAGCCGGCCCACCTCAGCACCGGCAGGCCGACCCAACCGTGCCGCGCGCGAAGCCAACCGCTCGCGCAACTCGGCCCGCAGCGCACCCACACCAGCGAAGCGACTCACCCACCTCTCGCGAAGCCGTCCACCCGCCGGCCCAGCCCACCGCTCACCCACAACCCCCGAACCGACTCAGCCACACCCGCGAAGCAGCCATCCGCACCACCCACGAAGCCAGCTGCCCGCTCAACGCACCCGCCGCTCACCCATCACCAGCGAACCGACTCACCTGCACCCCCGAACCGGCCGATCCGCACCGCCCGGGAAGCCAGCCGCTTGCTCGGCACCGTCCGCTGCCCGTCCGCGCAGTCGCTGCTGACCAGCGCCGCAGCACAGCCAGTCGGCCTCATCAGCCGCTCGTCCGCACTCTGCGCGCCGCCGGCTCGCCCAACCCTGCGGGCAGCCACTCGCCCCATCGCCATGCAGCCCTCGCCGAGCGACCCCGGACCGCCGGGCGACGTACCCAGCCTCACCGCCGGCGACCCGGCCGCACCCGCCCAAGCCCGCCGCCCGTCGGCCATTCAGCAAAGGACACCGTCGTGGAGCAGCCACCTCCCAGGTCCCGGCGCCGCGGCGCCAACGAAGCCGCCCGGGCCGCGTTTCAAGAGGCTCGACGGGCCGGTCTTGTGCGCCGCCACCTGCTGAAGCTCCGTTATCTCGCCGACCATCCCCACCTGGCGGAGGACGACTCGCTGCCGGAGGACGGCGGCCCCGTCCAGGGCCAGTTCGGCCCGGCGCCCCGACGGCGCTCCAGACGCAAGGTGCCGGTACAGCCGACCCTCGACTTCACCACCACACCGCCACCAGAACAGTCCACATCGGACGCGGAAGCAGCCTGACGCCAAGCACGGCAACGAGATCGGGCGAGGCCGTTCACGCCGGCAACCGGGCTGGCGTTGGCACGGTGACAGCAACTTTCAGGCCCCGTTCCCACCCTGTGAGACGGGACACCCGCCCCCCGACGCCGAGCGCGAGCAGGCGTTCAGCCACGACATGAACGGGAGATGAAAACAACCGGCGCAATCATCACTCCATTGGCCCAACCAAATATGGAACCCAGCAGGTCCAGGCCCTTAAACACCGGGCTCGAACCCCTCCCGGAGACCCCTTCGGGTGGCCTGACCAGGCCCTAATACCCGGGCAAGCGGGCCACGCCGGGGCAGGACTGGCAAGATGGACCCCGAGACCGGGATGTTCGTACGGGGCACCCGGCTCACAGATGAGAAAACAGGTAAAAGCATGGCTCAGGGCAGCGTCAAGTGGTTCAACGGCGAAAAGGGCTTCGGCTTCATCGCCCAGGACGGCGGCGGACCGGACGTCTTCGTGCACTACTCCGAGATCCAGGGCAACGGCTTCAAGTCCCTGGACGAGGGGCAGCGCGTGGAGTTCGAGATCGGCCAGGGCCAGAAGGGCCCGCAGGCTCAGCGCGTCGTCGCTATCTGATCCACTGGCGATAACGGGAAGGCCTTCACTCCTCGAGGGCGAAGGCCTTCCCGGCTGGCCACCAGCGCCGGACCCGCTCTGACGGCTTCCCGGACCGGGCCAGAACCACCTCATCGAGACCCACCGCGCAGGATCCTCCCAGCATCACGCTGGGGCATTCAGCACAACGGACCGCGCGGGGGCGTCCAGCACAGCAGCAGCGGAGACCGACTCACCCGGTCCGCACTGCACCAAGCCAAGCC includes the following:
- a CDS encoding sensor histidine kinase, which gives rise to MSVAIAAAAVLVLLGGAAWFALGVGERRGRAAERERHRRAVHDTVLQVMESLALPAPADVVDPVGSLDRVRRTAREHALRLRLSLDSLDSTDDTEPAGLVQRLRALTAELAADGLAAEVVELSALGDLPEATVDTLHGAAREALRNTLKHSGTRRAVVSVEARRDGVSVTIRDHGTGFRPENRRHGFGIEHSIVGRLTEIGGDATIDSAPGEGTRVRLRAPLALRLPVG
- a CDS encoding MFS transporter, whose translation is MRDRTAVFAVFALNGAALGSWAPRTPAIAAHVQAQPGIFGLALLGASVGMLCGAPVSGRLTERYGARAAVAGSTLVAAAALALVGFSPSVVLLAGALFVLGAGVGALDVAMNIAGVAVERRTGKAVMPTLHAGFSFGALAGSLLAGLAAGHDWSPARHLSVAAIGALVVLAVVLKAVPGDRPPRETKATAPAKAAIRRPALWLLASIALCSAIAEGASSDWSALLMVTAHGVGQGAAALAYSGFSLAMALARLGGAWSQERFGATRSLAAGAGVAAVGLVCAAVFTPAAFAYVGFALAGAGLAAAFPLALSLAGSAGKRADGGGGERELAFVSTVAYSGFLAGPPLIGGIAQATSFRVSFVVVALIAALIVPAALAAVRARRHEEVTASA
- a CDS encoding LacI family DNA-binding transcriptional regulator, whose product is MTSTRRRRPTLDDVAEAVGVSRATVSNAYNRPDQLSTQLREQVLRAAKNLGYPGPNPTARSLATSRTGAIAFLLDSSLSAAFSDPALSVTLDALAKAVDPAGHALLLLPGTEAQGGPPAERVLAAQADIAVAYSLADGTPALEPVHDRGLPLVVIDQPLLPDTARVGCDDRGGAALAARHLLELGHRRFGVLSAPRLSSAGPSALESARSSSFRGTRERLAGYLETLASAGVTDVAVSEAPWLSADNAAASAASLLRGSPRPTALLCMSDQLALAAVAAARQLGLHVPEDVSVVGFDDIPQAAWADPPLTTVRQDLAGKGRIAGELVLHLLDGGAPPPPIELPVSLIRRDSTAPV
- a CDS encoding peptidase inhibitor family I36 protein, with amino-acid sequence MDPACTAGEFCLWSQESYTGDAQHFDLRTSNPSDCIPLPEGFESHSFVNHMTRDVTIYQGEDCSTDGDFHTYPGGGTYVPKSPFVVRAIKIWE
- a CDS encoding cold-shock protein, with product MAQGSVKWFNGEKGFGFIAQDGGGPDVFVHYSEIQGNGFKSLDEGQRVEFEIGQGQKGPQAQRVVAI